A DNA window from Amycolatopsis sp. DSM 110486 contains the following coding sequences:
- a CDS encoding amino acid permease has protein sequence MPAPSVPSDDLTQFGYRQELRRSLGGFSAFAAGFSFVSILTTVFQLFGFGYTFGGPLFFWSWPFVLAGQILVALVFAELAARYPLAGSVYQWAKQLARGFAGWLAGWMMLLGCVVALAAAAIALQIVLPSVWSGFQLVGGDPSVTSPTGATNAVLLGTLLIVFTTVVNAAGVRVMARINDVGVAAELIGVVVLIGGLALFAVRGPQVVVHSVPVSDGASAAGIGGVLASALMAAYVLYGFDTAASVAEETRDARRAAPRAVLRAVLVSGLGGLAVVLTALMAAPSLTDGELAGHGLPYVITAVFGDTFGRVFLADVAIAVIVCTLTIQTGTIRLIYAMARDNALPFSARLSGVNPRTGTPLWPAVISGALAIALLGVNVGNPTLFSTITGTSVVVVYLAYLLVTGPLLVRRLRGRFPAEPGLFSLGRWAVPVNVAAVAYGVVMIVNIAWPRAEIYDLAGSGSPWLLLFPVEFVGAALLIGWFCWLRLRRTTAPALEPAV, from the coding sequence ATGCCCGCGCCCTCGGTCCCCTCCGACGACCTCACGCAGTTCGGCTATCGCCAGGAGCTCCGCCGCAGCTTGGGCGGCTTTTCCGCCTTCGCGGCCGGCTTCTCCTTCGTCTCGATCCTCACCACCGTCTTCCAGCTCTTCGGCTTCGGCTACACCTTCGGCGGCCCGCTGTTCTTCTGGTCGTGGCCGTTCGTGCTCGCCGGGCAGATCCTCGTCGCGCTCGTCTTCGCGGAGCTGGCCGCCCGCTACCCGCTCGCCGGATCCGTCTACCAGTGGGCCAAGCAGCTCGCGCGCGGTTTCGCCGGCTGGCTCGCCGGCTGGATGATGCTGCTCGGCTGCGTCGTCGCGCTCGCCGCCGCGGCGATCGCGCTGCAGATCGTGCTCCCCTCGGTGTGGAGCGGGTTCCAGCTCGTCGGCGGCGACCCGTCGGTGACGTCGCCGACCGGTGCCACGAACGCCGTGCTGCTCGGCACGCTGCTAATCGTCTTCACCACGGTGGTCAACGCCGCCGGAGTCCGCGTGATGGCCCGGATCAACGACGTCGGGGTCGCCGCGGAGCTGATCGGCGTCGTCGTGCTCATCGGCGGCCTGGCGCTGTTCGCCGTGCGCGGGCCGCAGGTCGTGGTGCACAGCGTCCCGGTGAGCGACGGCGCCTCCGCGGCCGGGATCGGCGGCGTGCTCGCTTCGGCGCTGATGGCCGCGTACGTGCTGTACGGGTTCGACACCGCGGCCTCGGTCGCGGAGGAGACGCGCGACGCCCGCCGGGCCGCACCGCGAGCCGTGCTGCGCGCGGTGCTGGTGTCCGGCCTCGGCGGCCTCGCCGTGGTGCTCACCGCGCTCATGGCCGCACCGAGCCTCACCGACGGCGAGCTCGCCGGACACGGCCTGCCGTACGTGATCACGGCCGTCTTCGGCGACACCTTCGGCCGGGTCTTCCTCGCCGACGTCGCGATCGCAGTGATCGTCTGCACGCTCACCATCCAGACCGGCACTATCCGGCTGATCTACGCGATGGCCCGCGACAACGCGTTGCCGTTCTCCGCACGCCTGTCCGGCGTCAACCCGCGCACCGGCACCCCGCTGTGGCCCGCCGTCATCTCCGGCGCGCTGGCGATCGCGCTGCTCGGCGTGAACGTCGGCAACCCGACGCTGTTCAGCACGATCACCGGCACCTCGGTGGTCGTGGTCTACCTCGCGTACCTGCTGGTCACCGGCCCGTTGCTGGTGCGCCGGCTGCGCGGGCGCTTCCCCGCCGAGCCGGGTCTGTTCTCGCTGGGACGCTGGGCGGTCCCGGTGAACGTCGCCGCGGTCGCCTACGGCGTGGTGATGATCGTGAACATCGCCTGGCCCCGCGCGGAGATCTACGACCTCGCCGGTTCGGGTTCGCCCTGGCTGCTGCTGTTCCCCGTCGAGTTCGTCGGCGCCGCCCTGCTGATCGGCTGGTTCTGCTGGCTGCGGCTGCGCCGGACCACCGCCCCCGCCCTCGAACCCGCGGTCTGA
- a CDS encoding urea amidolyase associated protein UAAP1 — protein sequence MSTTATTHGARDHARAQAGTVVDTMPTIPATGWPAPPGVEPATLTWAETVAGGGYTHKVLARGTRLRLTDLEGDACAHLLLFNADGPWERLNVADTVKVQWNAYLGESVALLSDQARVLATVVADTGGRHDALCGTSTVDGNTERYGDGAPEGPSPAGVPLFTLAAAKNGLGPRDLPPSLSFFQGVRVDAEGGLEFTGSAGAGASVDLRVELPVVVLLANTAHPLDPREDYTVTPLRILAWRDRPSTPDSPEWTHTPEARRAFENTADYLTARGLA from the coding sequence ATGAGCACCACAGCAACCACGCACGGTGCGCGCGACCACGCCCGCGCCCAAGCCGGCACGGTCGTCGACACGATGCCGACGATCCCGGCGACCGGGTGGCCCGCGCCGCCCGGAGTCGAGCCCGCCACGCTGACCTGGGCCGAGACCGTGGCGGGCGGCGGCTACACGCACAAGGTCCTCGCCCGCGGCACCCGGCTGCGGCTCACCGACCTCGAGGGCGACGCCTGCGCGCACCTCCTGCTGTTCAACGCCGACGGGCCCTGGGAACGGCTCAACGTCGCCGACACCGTGAAGGTGCAGTGGAACGCCTACCTCGGGGAATCCGTCGCACTGCTCTCGGACCAGGCCCGGGTGCTCGCGACCGTCGTGGCCGACACCGGCGGCCGGCACGACGCGTTGTGCGGCACGTCCACTGTGGACGGCAACACCGAGCGCTACGGCGACGGCGCACCTGAAGGACCCTCGCCGGCCGGGGTACCGCTGTTCACGCTGGCGGCGGCGAAAAACGGCCTGGGGCCACGGGATCTGCCGCCCAGCCTGTCGTTCTTCCAGGGCGTGCGGGTCGACGCGGAGGGCGGGCTCGAGTTCACCGGCTCCGCGGGCGCCGGGGCCTCGGTCGACCTGCGCGTCGAACTGCCGGTGGTCGTGCTCCTGGCCAACACCGCGCATCCGCTCGACCCGCGCGAGGACTACACCGTGACGCCGCTGCGCATCCTCGCCTGGCGGGACCGGCCCAGCACTCCGGACAGTCCGGAGTGGACCCACACTCCGGAAGCTCGGCGGGCCTTCGAGAACACCGCCGACTACCTCACCGCCCGGGGGCTCGCATGA
- a CDS encoding urea amidolyase associated protein UAAP2, which translates to MTTTVLDVEVPARAPFSTVLRRGQELTIIDLGGNQAVDFLCYDANDTSRRYSAAVTIAAQRNIFLTTGSVLRTGEGAPLVTVVADTCGRHDTLGGACSKESNSLRYGQHTRFQHACADNFLIEGSKWGLGKRDLVSNVNWYMNVPVEADGTLGIVDGLSAPGLEVRLRAETDVLVLVSNCPQINNPCNGFDPTPVRMVVTEPERAA; encoded by the coding sequence ATGACCACGACCGTGCTCGACGTCGAAGTGCCCGCGCGGGCGCCGTTCTCCACCGTGCTGCGCCGCGGCCAGGAGCTCACGATCATCGACCTCGGCGGCAACCAGGCCGTCGACTTCCTCTGCTACGACGCGAACGACACCTCCCGCCGCTACAGCGCCGCGGTGACGATCGCCGCGCAGCGGAACATCTTCCTCACCACGGGCAGCGTGCTGCGCACCGGCGAGGGCGCGCCGCTGGTCACCGTCGTCGCCGACACCTGCGGCCGCCACGACACGCTCGGCGGCGCGTGCAGCAAGGAGTCCAACAGCCTCCGCTACGGCCAGCACACCCGGTTCCAGCACGCCTGCGCCGACAACTTCCTCATCGAGGGCAGCAAGTGGGGCCTCGGCAAACGCGACCTCGTGAGCAACGTCAACTGGTACATGAACGTGCCCGTCGAGGCCGACGGCACGCTCGGCATCGTCGACGGCCTCTCCGCGCCGGGCCTGGAAGTCCGGCTGCGCGCCGAGACCGACGTGCTCGTGCTCGTGTCCAACTGCCCGCAGATCAACAACCCCTGCAACGGGTTCGACCCGACGCCGGTGCGGATGGTCGTGACCGAACCGGAGCGTGCGGCGTGA
- the uca gene encoding urea carboxylase, with translation MKLLVANRGEIAVRLLRGARELGIPTVAVYSDADRTAPHVRLADEAVRLGPAPAAESYLRADAIIRAALDTGADAIHPGYGFLSEDTAFARACESAGIAFVGPAPEHLEVFGSKHTAREAAIAAGVPLLPGTGLLGDLDEALAEAAGIGYPVMLKATGGGGGIGMRACASAEELSAAWDTVRSVAAKSFASSGVFLERLVTSARHVEVQVFGDGAGEILALGTRDCSLQRRNQKVVEECPAPDLPDAVRRQLADAAVALCSSVRYRSAGTVEFVYDPVREEAAFLEVNTRLQVEHPVTEAVYGIDLVGWMLRLAQGDRGMFATAPGTTAPEPRGHAFEARVYAEDPSANHRPSAGLVTGVSLPPGVRVDTWIEAGTTVTTHYDPLLAKVICTGTDRADALANLRAALAATAVGGLRTNLGQLRAAAVDPAFTSATHDTATLDGVTDDEPRIDVVRGGTMTTVQEWPGRTGFWHVGVPPSGPMDDLSLRLGNLALGNPEGAAGLECTVDGVTLRFSTDTTVCVTGATAPVLLDGAPAPGWTPIVVPAGGTLDVGAGTAGLRSYVLVRGGLAVPEFLGSAATFTLGRFGGHGGRALAAGDVLTPGAEPADPVAGAVPAGDRPRLGTQWTIGALEGPHAAPEFFTPADIETFYRTDWQVHFNSARTGVRLVGPRPQWAREDGGEAGLHPSNIHDTPYAIGAVDYTGDLPILLGPDGPSLGGFVCPATVATGERWKLGQLRPGDTVRFVPIDTDHAAALRRRPAVPLLASRDALDDGGVLARRTAQDGEPSVTYRRSGDDNLLVEYGDMTLDLALRMRVHALAERLAAEGVPGIVDLTPGIRSLQVHVDPDALPVGKALGLVRELEGDLPGTADLVVPSRGVRLPLSWDDPATREAIERYMTGVRDDAPWCPWNIEFIRRVNGLSTVDEVYRTVFDAEYLVLGLGDVYLGAPVATPLDPRHRLVTTKYNPARTWTAENSVGIGGAYLCIYGMEGPGGYQFVGRTVQVWSGWHQRGAFEPGSPWLLRFFDRISWYPVSADELLDLRARGSAGQLELDITDGEFRLADYQRFLADNAESIAGFRATQSAAFEAERRAWAAAGEFDPKPEPVTRPPARVQAPPGGHVVEAPFAATVWRVDVEPGTRVDHRQSLVTLEAMKTEARIPAPADGKVLEVLVSPGDQVAPGTPLVVLG, from the coding sequence GTGAAGCTGCTGGTCGCCAACCGCGGCGAGATCGCCGTGCGCCTGCTGCGCGGAGCCCGCGAGCTGGGCATCCCCACCGTCGCCGTGTACTCCGACGCCGACCGCACCGCACCCCACGTCCGCCTGGCCGACGAGGCCGTGCGGCTCGGCCCGGCACCCGCGGCCGAAAGCTACCTGCGGGCCGACGCGATCATCCGGGCCGCGCTCGACACCGGGGCGGACGCGATCCACCCGGGGTACGGCTTCCTCAGCGAGGACACCGCGTTCGCCCGTGCCTGCGAGAGCGCCGGGATCGCGTTCGTCGGCCCGGCGCCGGAGCACCTGGAGGTGTTCGGCAGCAAGCACACCGCGCGCGAGGCCGCGATCGCGGCCGGGGTGCCGTTGCTGCCCGGCACCGGGCTGCTCGGCGACCTCGACGAAGCCCTGGCGGAAGCGGCCGGGATCGGCTACCCGGTGATGCTCAAGGCGACCGGGGGCGGCGGCGGGATCGGGATGCGCGCGTGCGCGTCGGCCGAGGAGCTGTCCGCCGCGTGGGACACCGTGCGCAGCGTCGCAGCCAAGAGCTTTGCCAGCTCCGGCGTGTTCCTGGAGCGGCTGGTGACGAGCGCCCGGCACGTCGAGGTGCAGGTCTTCGGCGACGGCGCCGGCGAGATCCTCGCGCTGGGCACGCGCGACTGTTCGCTGCAGCGGCGCAACCAGAAGGTCGTGGAGGAGTGCCCGGCGCCGGATCTGCCGGACGCGGTGCGGCGGCAGCTCGCCGACGCGGCCGTGGCGCTGTGCTCGTCGGTGCGCTACCGCTCGGCCGGCACGGTCGAGTTCGTCTACGACCCCGTCCGCGAGGAGGCCGCGTTCCTCGAGGTCAACACGCGGCTGCAGGTCGAGCACCCGGTGACCGAGGCGGTGTACGGCATCGACCTGGTCGGCTGGATGCTGCGGCTCGCCCAGGGCGACCGAGGGATGTTCGCCACCGCACCCGGAACCACCGCACCCGAGCCGCGCGGGCACGCGTTCGAGGCCCGCGTGTACGCCGAGGACCCGAGCGCGAACCACCGGCCGAGCGCCGGACTGGTCACCGGCGTCTCGCTGCCGCCGGGCGTCCGCGTGGACACGTGGATCGAGGCCGGCACCACCGTCACCACGCACTACGATCCCCTGCTGGCCAAGGTGATCTGCACCGGAACCGATCGCGCGGACGCGCTGGCGAACCTGCGTGCGGCCCTCGCGGCCACCGCTGTCGGCGGGCTGCGCACCAACCTCGGCCAGCTCCGCGCCGCGGCCGTCGATCCGGCGTTCACGAGCGCCACTCACGACACCGCCACGCTCGACGGCGTCACCGACGACGAGCCGCGGATCGACGTCGTGCGCGGGGGCACGATGACCACCGTGCAGGAGTGGCCGGGCCGCACCGGGTTCTGGCACGTCGGGGTGCCGCCGTCCGGCCCGATGGACGACCTGTCGCTGCGGCTGGGCAACCTGGCGCTCGGCAACCCCGAGGGCGCGGCCGGCCTGGAGTGCACTGTGGACGGTGTCACGCTGCGGTTCTCCACCGACACCACCGTCTGCGTCACCGGCGCCACCGCACCCGTGCTGCTCGACGGCGCCCCGGCTCCCGGGTGGACGCCGATCGTGGTTCCGGCCGGCGGCACGCTCGATGTCGGCGCGGGCACGGCCGGGCTGCGCAGCTACGTGCTCGTGCGGGGCGGGCTCGCCGTGCCCGAGTTCCTCGGCAGCGCGGCGACGTTCACGCTCGGCCGGTTCGGCGGCCACGGCGGCCGGGCGCTCGCGGCGGGCGACGTGCTCACGCCCGGCGCCGAGCCCGCGGACCCGGTCGCCGGCGCCGTCCCCGCCGGCGACCGGCCGCGGCTGGGTACACAGTGGACGATCGGCGCATTGGAAGGACCGCACGCCGCACCGGAGTTCTTCACGCCGGCCGACATCGAGACCTTTTACCGCACCGACTGGCAGGTGCACTTCAACTCCGCGCGCACCGGCGTCCGGCTCGTCGGGCCGCGCCCGCAGTGGGCGCGGGAGGACGGTGGTGAAGCCGGGCTGCACCCGTCCAACATCCACGACACGCCCTACGCGATCGGCGCCGTCGACTACACCGGCGACCTGCCGATCCTGCTGGGCCCGGACGGCCCGAGCCTCGGCGGGTTCGTGTGCCCCGCGACGGTCGCCACCGGCGAGCGCTGGAAACTCGGCCAGCTGCGCCCGGGTGACACCGTGCGCTTCGTCCCGATCGACACCGACCACGCCGCGGCCCTGCGCCGCCGACCGGCGGTGCCGCTGCTCGCCAGCCGAGACGCCCTCGACGACGGCGGCGTGCTCGCCCGGCGGACCGCGCAGGACGGCGAGCCGTCGGTGACCTACCGGCGCAGCGGCGACGACAACCTGCTCGTCGAATACGGCGACATGACCCTCGACCTCGCGCTGCGGATGCGCGTCCACGCGCTGGCCGAGCGGCTGGCCGCCGAAGGTGTGCCGGGGATCGTCGACCTCACGCCGGGCATCCGGTCGCTGCAGGTGCACGTCGACCCGGACGCGCTCCCGGTCGGCAAGGCCCTCGGCCTGGTGCGCGAGCTGGAAGGCGACCTGCCGGGCACCGCGGACCTGGTGGTGCCCAGCCGCGGGGTGCGGCTGCCGCTGTCGTGGGACGACCCGGCGACGCGCGAGGCGATCGAGCGGTACATGACGGGCGTGCGCGACGACGCCCCTTGGTGCCCGTGGAACATCGAGTTCATCCGCCGCGTCAACGGTCTGTCTACTGTGGACGAGGTCTACCGCACGGTGTTCGACGCCGAGTACCTCGTGCTCGGCCTCGGCGACGTCTACCTCGGCGCGCCCGTCGCCACCCCGCTGGACCCGCGGCATCGGCTGGTGACCACGAAGTACAACCCGGCCCGGACGTGGACGGCCGAGAACTCCGTCGGCATCGGCGGCGCCTACCTGTGCATCTATGGAATGGAAGGGCCGGGCGGGTACCAGTTCGTCGGCCGCACCGTGCAGGTGTGGAGCGGCTGGCACCAGCGCGGTGCGTTCGAGCCGGGGTCGCCGTGGCTGCTGCGGTTCTTCGACCGGATCTCGTGGTACCCGGTGTCGGCCGACGAACTGCTGGACCTGCGGGCGCGCGGCTCCGCCGGGCAGCTGGAGCTCGACATCACCGACGGGGAGTTCCGCCTCGCCGACTACCAGCGGTTCCTCGCCGACAACGCCGAGAGCATCGCCGGGTTCCGTGCCACGCAGTCGGCGGCGTTCGAGGCGGAACGCCGCGCGTGGGCCGCCGCGGGCGAGTTCGACCCGAAGCCGGAACCCGTCACGAGGCCGCCGGCCCGCGTGCAGGCACCGCCGGGCGGCCACGTCGTCGAGGCCCCGTTCGCCGCCACGGTCTGGCGGGTGGACGTCGAGCCCGGCACGCGGGTGGACCACAGGCAGTCGCTGGTCACGCTGGAAGCCA